From Sporosarcina sp. 6E9, a single genomic window includes:
- a CDS encoding LysM peptidoglycan-binding domain-containing protein produces the protein MPFIKNNSYLLLVVAVCIIFTIMGTSKAENDNEFEKVVVTEGDTLWGYSAKYANNNIPADKWIKDIININNLTTTTIRVGDELKLPKSTVSNPTDIATFAGEGD, from the coding sequence ATGCCATTCATAAAAAATAATAGTTATTTACTTCTTGTCGTTGCAGTTTGTATTATATTTACCATAATGGGTACGAGTAAAGCGGAAAATGATAATGAATTTGAAAAAGTAGTTGTTACTGAAGGGGATACGTTATGGGGCTATTCTGCAAAATACGCTAACAATAACATTCCTGCTGATAAATGGATTAAAGATATTATTAATATTAACAACCTTACAACGACAACGATTCGTGTAGGCGATGAGTTGAAATTGCCAAAGAGTACTGTATCCAATCCAACAGATATTGCGACGTTTGCAGGTGAAGGTGATTGA
- a CDS encoding recombinase family protein has product MKTGKKRCVIYCRVSTEKEVQEMSLARQEEELEQLAKELDFNHIETFKDRHSGFDIDRDGLLELLDFVRDESIEVVLIQDETRLGRGNARMAILHLLAKTETEIFSHNDGGPIALNEMDTMMLEILAIVEEYQRKLHNAKIRRGMQRAVRDGYRPERNLKNRGNAEGRERIEVPVGEIISLRDKGLTFEEITNVLKGLGHDISKATVHRRFKEYETEQEG; this is encoded by the coding sequence TTGAAGACAGGAAAAAAACGATGTGTCATATACTGTAGAGTCAGTACTGAAAAAGAAGTGCAGGAAATGTCACTCGCTAGACAGGAAGAGGAACTAGAACAATTAGCTAAAGAACTTGATTTTAATCACATAGAAACATTTAAAGATCGACATAGCGGTTTTGATATCGATCGAGATGGGTTACTAGAATTGTTAGATTTTGTCCGAGATGAAAGTATTGAGGTCGTGCTAATTCAAGACGAAACTAGACTGGGTCGCGGGAATGCCCGAATGGCAATTTTGCACCTACTGGCCAAAACCGAAACGGAAATATTTTCCCATAACGACGGTGGTCCGATCGCATTAAATGAGATGGATACAATGATGCTGGAAATACTGGCAATCGTCGAAGAATACCAGCGCAAATTGCACAATGCCAAAATTAGACGAGGGATGCAGCGTGCGGTCCGTGATGGCTACCGTCCTGAACGAAACTTGAAGAACCGTGGCAATGCAGAAGGGCGAGAAAGAATCGAAGTACCGGTCGGTGAAATTATTTCTTTACGCGACAAAGGGTTAACATTTGAAGAAATTACAAATGTACTAAAAGGACTTGGTCATGATATAAGTAAAGCGACGGTACATCGTCGTTTTAAGGAATACGAAACTGAGCAGGAAGGCTAA
- a CDS encoding alpha/beta fold hydrolase has product MKELTLEMSDGFKLYAFIKEPPSKPIGHIHLLHGMAEHIGRYEFAINFFCDQGFVVSGHDHRGHGQTAILNGMKGYFADKDGFNRVVQDAHEVISEVKTVHSNLKFILLGHSMGSFIARRYIQLHGNEVDLAILSGTGDDSGIARYGGLALAHLAGKRKGYTERNHLLDSLVFGAFNKKIDNPQTKFDWLSKNEQHVSDYMLDEKCGFIPTTQFFIDLFNGLGLIHKTQEIEKIPKNLPILLFSGVDDPVGEYGKAVWKVARQYHDANIKEVTVLIIEEGRHELLNDPAQVHVLEAVLEWMQK; this is encoded by the coding sequence TTGAAAGAGCTAACACTGGAAATGTCGGATGGGTTCAAACTCTATGCATTTATTAAAGAACCACCTTCTAAGCCAATCGGGCATATTCATCTCCTTCATGGAATGGCGGAACATATTGGCCGCTATGAATTTGCGATAAACTTTTTCTGTGACCAAGGTTTTGTCGTTTCCGGGCATGATCACCGGGGACATGGACAAACCGCAATATTAAATGGCATGAAAGGCTATTTTGCAGATAAAGATGGTTTCAATCGTGTTGTCCAAGACGCGCACGAAGTTATTTCAGAAGTTAAAACTGTTCATTCGAATTTAAAATTCATTCTATTAGGACATAGTATGGGTTCGTTCATCGCACGCCGCTATATTCAATTGCACGGAAATGAGGTGGATCTCGCAATCTTATCTGGAACGGGCGATGATTCTGGGATTGCCAGGTACGGGGGACTAGCATTAGCTCATCTCGCTGGCAAAAGAAAAGGTTACACTGAACGTAACCATCTGTTGGATTCACTTGTTTTTGGCGCATTCAATAAAAAAATTGATAATCCGCAAACGAAATTCGACTGGCTGTCGAAAAATGAACAACATGTATCGGATTACATGCTTGATGAAAAATGCGGCTTCATTCCAACCACCCAATTTTTTATCGATCTATTTAACGGGCTTGGGTTAATCCATAAGACGCAAGAAATCGAAAAAATACCGAAAAATTTGCCGATATTGCTCTTTTCGGGAGTTGATGATCCAGTAGGGGAATACGGGAAAGCGGTATGGAAAGTAGCCCGACAGTATCATGATGCAAATATTAAAGAGGTTACTGTATTAATCATTGAAGAAGGACGACATGAATTGTTGAATGATCCAGCTCAAGTTCATGTTTTAGAGGCGGTGCTTGAATGGATGCAAAAATGA
- the miaA gene encoding tRNA (adenosine(37)-N6)-dimethylallyltransferase MiaA: MDAKMMTDKIDVLAIVGPTASGKTAISVSLAKLLNAEIINGDSMQVYKGLDIGTAKITTAEMEGVPHHLFDIIEAEDTFSVAQYQAEVRKKIDEIRGRGKLPIIVGGTGLYVQSVLYDFRFTDEASDMEIRSRLEKELDEIGADHLYRRLEQLDPIDAKKIHPNNHRRIIRALEIIEVTGKTKGEHEQKVGGNALYNHLLIGMEMERDLLYDRIDRRVDQMMEKGFLQEAEALWNAGIRDMQSVQAIGYKELHRFIEGEIPLDVAIQLIKKNSRNYAKRQMTYFRNKLAIEWVDATLNTDDQVKEIFTVLKGFGSSKEKEVVEKSFDHTGGAIL; encoded by the coding sequence ATGGATGCAAAAATGATGACAGATAAAATTGATGTACTTGCGATTGTCGGCCCGACAGCATCAGGGAAAACTGCAATTAGTGTGTCGTTGGCCAAGTTATTAAACGCTGAAATTATTAACGGCGATTCAATGCAAGTTTATAAAGGCCTTGATATTGGAACTGCCAAAATTACAACAGCTGAAATGGAAGGTGTTCCTCATCATCTATTCGACATAATTGAGGCAGAGGACACTTTTTCTGTTGCGCAGTACCAAGCTGAAGTTCGAAAAAAGATTGATGAAATCCGGGGCAGGGGAAAGTTGCCAATCATCGTAGGCGGCACTGGACTTTACGTACAGTCTGTTTTATATGATTTCCGTTTTACAGATGAGGCTTCAGACATGGAAATACGAAGCCGATTAGAAAAAGAGCTTGACGAAATCGGTGCCGACCATCTTTATCGACGGCTTGAACAACTAGATCCGATTGATGCAAAAAAAATACACCCAAACAATCACCGTCGAATCATTCGGGCACTTGAAATTATTGAAGTGACGGGGAAGACCAAAGGCGAACATGAACAAAAAGTAGGGGGAAATGCACTTTATAACCATTTGCTAATTGGAATGGAAATGGAACGCGATTTGCTATATGATCGAATTGACAGACGCGTTGATCAAATGATGGAAAAAGGATTTTTACAAGAAGCCGAAGCTTTATGGAATGCAGGAATTCGCGATATGCAATCCGTGCAAGCAATCGGATATAAAGAACTTCATCGGTTTATTGAAGGAGAAATACCGTTAGATGTCGCAATTCAATTAATCAAGAAAAATTCTCGGAATTATGCGAAGCGTCAGATGACTTATTTCCGAAACAAATTAGCGATTGAGTGGGTTGATGCAACACTTAACACAGATGATCAAGTGAAAGAAATATTTACTGTTTTAAAGGGTTTTGGATCAAGCAAGGAGAAAGAAGTAGTAGAGAAAAGTTTTGACCACACAGGAGGGGCAATATTATGA
- the tkt gene encoding transketolase yields MTQNIDQLAINTIRTLSIDAIEKANSGHPGLPMGAAPMAYTLWTKHMHHNPSNPQWFNRDRFVLSAGHGSMLLYSLLHLAGYGLPMEELKNFRQWDSLTPGHPEYGHTVGVEATTGPLGQGIGMAVGMAMAEKHLAATYNRPGYEVVDHHTYALCGDGDLMEGVAGEAISLAGHLQLDKLIILYDSNDISLDGELDMSFTENIKKRFESYGWNYIRVEDGNDVELLSKAIEQAKQNEGGPTMIEIKTVIGYGSPNKSGKSAAHGAPLGEDEMKLTKDYYKWTFEEDFFVPEGVYEAFQEGTEKLGVQKEQEWNELFKKYEAEHADLAKQLLDAIDGKLPEGFAESLPTYTEGTSLATRAASGDAINAIAPILPSLFGGSADLAGSNNTTIKESGDFLPSDYSGRNIWFGVREFAMGTALNGMALHGGLHVFGGTFFVFSDYVRPAVRLSALMNVPVTYVFTHDSVAVGEDGPTHEPVEQLASLRAMPGLSIIRPADANETAAAWNMALSSRKNPTVLVLSRQNLPVLAKTAELAHDGVSKGAYIVSPATKEKADAILLASGSEVSLAVAAQEKLKEENIDVSVVSMPSWDLFEKQDEAYKQSVLPKDVKKRLGIEMGASLGWHKYVGDEGDILAIDTFGASAPGNIVLEKYGFTEENVVSKVKNLLS; encoded by the coding sequence ATGACTCAAAATATTGACCAATTAGCTATTAATACAATCAGAACACTTTCAATTGATGCAATTGAAAAAGCAAATTCAGGACACCCTGGATTACCGATGGGTGCAGCTCCGATGGCATATACGCTATGGACTAAACATATGCACCATAATCCATCTAACCCACAGTGGTTTAACCGCGATCGTTTCGTACTATCTGCAGGTCATGGATCAATGCTTCTATATAGCTTATTACATCTTGCAGGCTATGGTCTTCCAATGGAGGAACTTAAAAACTTCAGACAATGGGATTCATTAACACCGGGTCACCCAGAGTATGGGCATACGGTCGGTGTTGAAGCAACAACTGGACCACTAGGTCAAGGAATTGGAATGGCTGTCGGAATGGCAATGGCTGAGAAGCACCTAGCAGCAACATACAATAGACCTGGATACGAAGTCGTCGATCATCATACGTATGCGCTATGTGGTGATGGCGATTTAATGGAAGGTGTTGCGGGAGAAGCAATCTCTTTGGCGGGCCATTTACAATTAGATAAATTAATCATTCTTTATGACAGCAATGATATTTCACTTGATGGTGAATTAGACATGTCATTTACGGAGAATATCAAAAAGCGTTTTGAATCATATGGTTGGAACTACATCCGTGTTGAAGATGGAAATGACGTTGAACTTCTATCAAAAGCGATTGAACAAGCGAAACAAAATGAAGGCGGACCAACAATGATTGAGATTAAAACAGTCATCGGATACGGTTCACCGAATAAGTCCGGAAAATCCGCAGCACACGGCGCGCCACTTGGCGAAGATGAAATGAAACTTACAAAAGATTATTACAAATGGACATTTGAAGAAGACTTCTTTGTTCCAGAAGGCGTTTATGAAGCATTCCAAGAAGGAACTGAAAAACTCGGCGTTCAAAAAGAACAAGAGTGGAATGAGCTTTTCAAAAAATATGAAGCAGAACATGCTGATTTAGCAAAACAATTACTGGATGCAATTGATGGAAAATTACCTGAAGGTTTTGCGGAATCTCTTCCAACATATACAGAAGGTACATCATTAGCAACACGTGCAGCATCAGGGGATGCAATCAATGCGATTGCACCGATTCTTCCATCACTTTTTGGCGGTAGTGCGGACCTAGCAGGTTCAAACAATACAACCATCAAGGAATCAGGCGATTTCTTACCATCTGATTATTCAGGTCGTAATATTTGGTTCGGCGTACGTGAATTTGCAATGGGTACAGCGTTAAATGGAATGGCACTACACGGTGGTTTACACGTATTTGGTGGAACGTTCTTCGTATTCAGCGATTACGTTCGTCCGGCTGTTCGTTTATCAGCACTTATGAATGTTCCTGTAACTTATGTATTCACGCACGACAGCGTGGCAGTAGGCGAGGATGGACCTACTCATGAGCCGGTTGAACAGTTAGCATCACTTCGTGCAATGCCAGGATTATCCATTATTCGTCCTGCTGATGCAAATGAAACAGCTGCTGCTTGGAATATGGCGCTATCCTCAAGAAAGAATCCAACAGTTCTTGTCTTGTCGCGCCAAAACTTGCCTGTTCTCGCTAAAACGGCTGAACTAGCACACGATGGCGTTTCAAAAGGAGCATACATTGTATCTCCAGCTACGAAAGAAAAAGCGGATGCAATTCTACTGGCTTCGGGATCTGAAGTAAGTCTCGCAGTAGCCGCTCAAGAAAAATTAAAAGAAGAAAATATTGACGTAAGCGTCGTATCAATGCCTTCATGGGACTTGTTTGAAAAACAAGATGAAGCATATAAACAAAGCGTTCTTCCAAAAGACGTGAAAAAGCGTCTTGGCATCGAAATGGGTGCATCACTTGGATGGCATAAATATGTCGGCGATGAAGGTGATATTTTAGCAATTGACACATTTGGTGCAAGTGCCCCAGGAAATATTGTTCTTGAAAAATACGGTTTCACTGAAGAAAATGTTGTTTCGAAAGTGAAAAATTTACTGTCATAA
- a CDS encoding methionine gamma-lyase family protein encodes MLANEETNLDIQTELMEQKLEPYFKQVEKVAFFNQKKVLAAFKNNRVSDFHLMGSTGYGYDDEGRDVLESVYADTFGAESCLVRNQIISGTHAISISLFGVLRPGDELLYITGKPYDTLDSIVTGNGKDTGSLHDYGITYKHIDLLEDGRVDFDEVRKNIHDKTKVIGIQRSKGYSDRPSFMIDEISEMVQKVKAINPNLIVFVDNCYGEFVEEKEPTEVGVDLMAGSLIKNPGGGLVRTGGYIAGGKDLVEQCAYRMTSPGLGAEAGASLDTLREMYQGFFLAPHIVSQAVKGALFTAALLDSYGLVTTPHYTDRRTDLIQSVSFRSAEQMIEFCRTIQENSPINAHYAPEPSYMPGYTDDVIMAAGTFIQGSSIELTADGPIRPPYTAYVQGGLTYEHVKAAVLSSMDKLITNKLIDIN; translated from the coding sequence ATGTTAGCAAATGAAGAAACAAACTTGGACATTCAAACCGAATTGATGGAACAAAAACTTGAACCCTATTTTAAACAGGTTGAGAAAGTAGCATTTTTCAATCAGAAAAAAGTTCTTGCGGCATTCAAAAATAATCGTGTCAGTGATTTTCATCTAATGGGCTCTACAGGGTATGGGTATGATGACGAAGGTCGTGACGTATTGGAGAGTGTTTATGCGGATACATTCGGGGCTGAAAGTTGTCTCGTTCGTAATCAAATCATTTCAGGCACACATGCCATTTCAATTAGTTTGTTTGGCGTACTTCGTCCAGGAGACGAACTGTTATACATAACCGGAAAACCGTACGATACGCTCGACTCAATTGTTACTGGAAATGGGAAAGATACTGGGTCGCTTCATGACTATGGCATCACGTATAAACATATTGATTTACTCGAAGATGGTCGTGTCGATTTTGATGAAGTGAGAAAGAATATTCATGATAAAACCAAGGTAATTGGAATTCAACGATCTAAAGGGTATTCAGATAGACCATCATTTATGATTGACGAAATTTCTGAAATGGTTCAAAAAGTAAAGGCGATAAATCCAAATCTAATTGTTTTTGTTGATAACTGCTACGGAGAATTCGTGGAAGAGAAAGAACCGACTGAGGTAGGTGTCGATTTAATGGCGGGTTCGCTTATAAAAAATCCGGGTGGTGGACTTGTCAGAACTGGCGGGTATATTGCAGGCGGGAAAGACCTTGTTGAACAATGCGCTTACAGAATGACTTCACCGGGGTTGGGCGCCGAGGCTGGAGCGTCGCTTGATACGCTCCGGGAAATGTATCAAGGTTTTTTCTTAGCACCTCATATCGTAAGCCAAGCGGTTAAAGGCGCACTGTTTACAGCAGCCCTGTTAGATAGTTACGGTCTTGTGACAACACCGCATTACACGGATAGAAGAACGGATCTGATTCAATCTGTATCATTTCGGAGTGCTGAACAAATGATTGAGTTCTGTCGAACGATTCAAGAAAATTCTCCAATCAATGCGCATTATGCACCAGAACCGTCTTATATGCCCGGCTACACAGACGATGTAATAATGGCGGCAGGAACATTCATTCAAGGTTCTAGTATTGAATTGACTGCGGATGGCCCCATTAGACCTCCATACACTGCTTACGTTCAGGGCGGACTTACTTATGAACATGTAAAAGCGGCAGTATTATCTTCGATGGATAAATTAATAACGAATAAATTAATAGATATAAATTAA
- the sirA gene encoding sporulation inhibitor of replication protein SirA, producing the protein MYGIYKVKKEYEPFVIGREQLLYDLLKGNGEQSNDLKEIHYLCDIIEPEVIDEAILSNLSKVFETIERENGEYKLTHPVKGSILISLSAYSLSVFCDGSRMLDLDLFVALSEVDSRFFAVMDNNGEWGWLKPIKFSDSQRKTAAIFR; encoded by the coding sequence ATGTACGGAATCTATAAAGTGAAAAAGGAATACGAACCATTTGTAATTGGACGAGAACAACTTTTATACGATTTACTAAAAGGGAACGGAGAGCAAAGTAATGATTTAAAAGAAATTCATTATCTTTGCGATATCATTGAGCCAGAGGTAATCGATGAAGCTATCCTATCGAATCTTAGTAAAGTGTTTGAAACAATTGAAAGAGAAAACGGGGAGTATAAATTGACTCATCCTGTGAAAGGTTCTATTCTAATCTCACTTTCTGCTTATTCTCTTTCAGTTTTTTGTGATGGATCTCGAATGTTGGACTTGGACTTATTTGTCGCGTTGTCCGAAGTGGATAGTCGTTTTTTTGCAGTTATGGACAATAACGGCGAGTGGGGATGGTTGAAACCAATCAAGTTTTCAGACAGTCAAAGAAAAACTGCTGCGATTTTTCGATGA
- the lexA gene encoding transcriptional repressor LexA — MTKISKRQQAIMDFIKSEVNLKGYPPSVREIGTAVGLASSSTVHGHLARLESKGYIRRDPTKPRAIEVLDPEGLETIKPGVLNVPLVGKVTAGLPITAIENIEEYFPLPETFGTADDNIFMLEIVGESMIEAGILNGDYVVVKQTSTAQNGEIIVAMTEDEEATVKRFFKEKNYFRLQPENSSMDPIIVDNVSVLGKVVGVYRNIQ, encoded by the coding sequence ATGACAAAAATTTCTAAAAGACAACAAGCGATTATGGATTTTATTAAATCCGAGGTAAATCTGAAAGGCTATCCACCATCCGTACGTGAGATCGGAACGGCTGTTGGACTAGCTTCTAGCTCAACGGTTCATGGACATTTGGCAAGATTGGAAAGTAAAGGATATATTCGAAGAGATCCTACAAAGCCCCGTGCGATAGAAGTATTGGATCCCGAGGGTCTTGAAACTATTAAACCTGGTGTTCTAAACGTCCCACTGGTCGGTAAAGTTACTGCCGGGCTACCAATTACAGCGATTGAGAACATAGAAGAGTATTTTCCACTTCCGGAGACATTTGGCACGGCAGACGATAATATCTTCATGTTGGAAATTGTCGGTGAGAGTATGATTGAAGCCGGAATCTTAAATGGTGACTACGTTGTTGTTAAACAAACGAGCACAGCTCAAAACGGGGAGATTATCGTAGCGATGACCGAAGATGAGGAAGCGACTGTTAAGCGTTTCTTTAAAGAGAAAAACTATTTCAGATTACAACCTGAAAACTCTTCTATGGATCCAATTATCGTTGACAATGTCTCCGTACTTGGAAAAGTTGTCGGCGTATACCGAAATATCCAGTAA
- the hfq gene encoding RNA chaperone Hfq, which translates to MKQGKMQDVFLNSLRKSNISVTVFLMNGFQLKGLIKSYDNYTVLLETDGKQQLIYKHAISTYVPAKMITMDLEE; encoded by the coding sequence ATGAAACAAGGCAAAATGCAAGACGTATTTTTAAATTCATTGCGTAAGAGCAACATATCTGTAACTGTATTTTTAATGAATGGCTTTCAACTGAAAGGACTTATTAAATCATATGATAATTACACAGTCCTACTTGAAACGGATGGTAAGCAGCAACTTATTTATAAGCATGCAATCTCAACTTATGTACCTGCAAAAATGATTACAATGGATCTCGAAGAATGA
- the mutL gene encoding DNA mismatch repair endonuclease MutL, with product MNIIKVMDDTLSNKIAAGEVVERPASIVKELVENSIDAESTVIEIALEEAGLTKIRVTDNGKGMSKQDAVRAFERHATSKIDNEHDLFRIRTLGFRGEALASIASVSKIELWTSDGESTGTEVFIDGGKLVKHDNAAYRKGTDIAVSQLFFNTPARLKYMKTIQTELGHTIGLVNRLALSHPHIAFKLTHFSQSLLQTSGSGDQLRVLADIYGISAARKMVEFKGENADYSTFGYVSLPEMTRASRNYMTTIVNGRWIQSYAINRAVLDAFHTYLPIGRYPIVVINVEGDPFLTDVNVHPSKQQIRMSKEGELLTLIKESIQKAIQKNVVVPGVTKKESVPKKPTEQVRFWESPPRQELPSEKFSTPVQQPVNKPSPVYEKDEQAAQQSDWTVNEPLPAEEVAEEKDTPSFPILFPVGQVHGTYIIAQNEDGFFMIDQHAAQERIKYEYFRDKLKETENNERQLLLVPLTFHYSMDEKTRIEEGRKLLEDVGIYLEEFGQTSYIVREFPTWFPAGEETAIIEEIIEQVLNSRRIDIGKLREEAAIMMSCKRSIKANHHLTMADMGKLLNDLSEAGNPFTCPHGRPVLIHFTTYEIEKMFKRVM from the coding sequence GTGAATATAATTAAAGTAATGGACGATACGCTGTCGAATAAAATTGCCGCAGGAGAAGTTGTTGAAAGACCTGCGTCAATCGTAAAAGAACTTGTCGAAAATTCGATAGACGCGGAGAGTACAGTCATAGAAATTGCCTTAGAGGAAGCTGGCCTGACCAAAATCAGAGTAACCGATAACGGCAAAGGTATGTCAAAACAAGATGCAGTCCGAGCCTTCGAGCGCCACGCAACCAGTAAAATAGATAATGAGCATGACCTGTTTCGCATACGGACACTTGGTTTTCGCGGGGAAGCACTTGCCAGTATTGCATCCGTGTCCAAAATTGAATTGTGGACATCTGACGGGGAAAGCACTGGAACCGAAGTCTTTATTGACGGCGGAAAACTAGTGAAACATGACAATGCCGCTTACCGAAAAGGAACGGACATAGCAGTTTCTCAACTATTTTTTAATACGCCAGCGCGTCTTAAGTATATGAAAACAATCCAAACGGAACTTGGCCATACGATAGGATTGGTGAATCGATTAGCCCTAAGTCACCCGCACATCGCTTTCAAATTAACGCATTTCAGTCAATCGCTGCTGCAAACTTCAGGAAGCGGAGACCAACTGCGTGTGCTAGCGGATATATACGGCATCTCGGCCGCTCGAAAAATGGTTGAATTCAAAGGAGAGAACGCGGATTATTCGACTTTCGGCTATGTATCATTGCCGGAAATGACGCGCGCATCAAGAAATTATATGACGACTATTGTAAATGGGCGTTGGATTCAAAGTTACGCGATTAACCGGGCTGTTCTTGACGCCTTTCATACGTATCTGCCTATAGGCAGATATCCGATTGTGGTTATCAATGTTGAAGGCGATCCGTTTTTAACAGATGTGAACGTCCATCCATCGAAACAACAGATTCGAATGAGTAAAGAAGGCGAACTGCTAACGCTTATTAAAGAATCCATACAAAAAGCAATTCAGAAAAACGTCGTTGTGCCCGGAGTAACAAAAAAAGAATCAGTCCCTAAAAAGCCTACCGAACAAGTTAGGTTTTGGGAAAGTCCTCCGCGTCAAGAACTCCCTTCTGAAAAGTTCAGTACGCCCGTACAACAGCCGGTTAATAAACCGTCGCCTGTATATGAAAAAGACGAGCAAGCCGCTCAGCAATCTGATTGGACGGTTAACGAACCCCTACCTGCAGAGGAGGTAGCCGAAGAAAAAGATACACCTTCATTTCCGATATTATTCCCTGTAGGACAAGTGCATGGGACATATATTATTGCGCAAAATGAAGACGGATTTTTTATGATTGATCAACATGCAGCGCAAGAGCGTATTAAATATGAATACTTTAGGGATAAACTAAAAGAAACAGAGAATAATGAAAGGCAGCTTCTTTTAGTCCCGCTAACTTTTCATTATTCAATGGATGAAAAAACACGAATCGAAGAGGGCAGAAAGCTTCTTGAAGATGTGGGAATATACTTGGAAGAATTTGGGCAAACTTCATACATTGTTCGTGAATTTCCTACTTGGTTTCCGGCCGGTGAAGAAACAGCAATTATCGAAGAAATCATTGAGCAAGTATTGAATTCGCGCAGGATAGATATCGGAAAGTTGCGCGAAGAAGCTGCGATTATGATGAGTTGTAAACGATCAATCAAGGCGAATCACCATTTAACGATGGCGGATATGGGAAAATTATTGAATGATTTATCCGAAGCTGGAAACCCATTTACTTGTCCACACGGAAGACCAGTGCTCATTCATTTCACGACATATGAAATTGAGAAAATGTTTAAACGAGTGATGTAA
- a CDS encoding DUF896 domain-containing protein has protein sequence MLSQEKIDRINELSKKSKTSGLSIEEAKEQTKLRQEYLTSFRSSMRETIENVQVIDPEGTDVTPEKVKQARNRNLRN, from the coding sequence ATGTTATCACAAGAAAAAATAGATCGGATTAATGAACTCTCTAAAAAATCGAAAACGTCGGGGCTCTCAATTGAAGAAGCAAAGGAGCAAACGAAATTACGCCAAGAGTATTTAACTTCATTTCGCTCTTCAATGAGGGAAACGATTGAAAATGTGCAAGTGATTGATCCAGAGGGAACAGATGTCACACCAGAAAAAGTCAAGCAAGCAAGAAATCGAAATTTGCGCAATTAA